A part of Methanoculleus thermophilus genomic DNA contains:
- a CDS encoding alpha/beta hydrolase, with the protein MSKKSERGTSGEPSAGQDGRIVPLGRELLLIQGEHSFLLVAKASSRFTLWIETPDDEYCQTVDPDDLIVVSMPEGGPVEQARMMLELVRRYHIPLVVLPKDHPGSKRLSMVVSVAPEILLACGIQRGTHPEQHLLCSSGEFSGVSLGGVPGGVAIQNLPPRTIVKHLNE; encoded by the coding sequence ATGTCGAAGAAGTCTGAGCGTGGCACTTCCGGAGAGCCATCTGCCGGGCAGGATGGAAGAATCGTCCCTCTCGGCAGAGAACTCCTTCTCATCCAGGGAGAACACTCTTTTCTGCTTGTTGCGAAAGCTTCCTCACGGTTTACGCTCTGGATCGAGACTCCGGACGACGAGTACTGCCAGACCGTCGACCCTGACGACCTCATCGTCGTCTCCATGCCGGAGGGTGGGCCGGTTGAGCAGGCACGCATGATGCTCGAACTGGTCCGGCGATACCATATCCCTCTTGTCGTTCTCCCGAAGGATCATCCCGGCTCAAAAAGGCTATCGATGGTCGTCTCGGTCGCCCCGGAGATCCTTTTGGCCTGCGGTATCCAGCGGGGAACCCATCCTGAGCAGCACCTCCTCTGCTCATCGGGAGAGTTCTCCGGGGTTTCGCTTGGCGGCGTTCCTGGGGGCGTTGCAATACAGAACCTGCCACCCAGGACGATAGTAAAGCATCTGAATGAGTAG
- a CDS encoding V-type ATPase subunit subunit G family protein has product MSREKEGLMKTDVLKSIRETEEEYQAMIRDAQAERKKSLSDAELEADNLVQKAQKDATDYRNQRLAEARAQAQNRYKEIVNEGKVRAEALKAQGNQNLAKAVDFIVTRFKEQLHVKA; this is encoded by the coding sequence ATGAGCCGTGAGAAGGAGGGTTTGATGAAGACCGATGTCCTGAAGAGCATCAGGGAAACTGAAGAAGAGTACCAGGCAATGATCCGTGATGCGCAGGCCGAGAGGAAGAAAAGCCTCTCAGACGCCGAGCTGGAAGCTGACAACCTGGTCCAGAAGGCACAAAAAGATGCCACGGACTACAGGAATCAGCGTCTTGCAGAGGCACGGGCCCAGGCGCAGAACAGATACAAAGAGATCGTCAATGAGGGTAAAGTGCGCGCAGAGGCGCTGAAAGCACAGGGAAACCAGAACCTTGCAAAAGCTGTAGACTTCATTGTTACGCGATTCAAGGAGCAGCTGCATGTTAAGGCCTGA